One window of the Cryptomeria japonica chromosome 7, Sugi_1.0, whole genome shotgun sequence genome contains the following:
- the LOC131040384 gene encoding phospholipase A2-alpha, which translates to MAALRSQFVHMLCLIALLSPCLCSLAWGKCSTRCKSKFCKEAPLLRYGKYCGIFYSGCPGEAPCDGLDRCCMIHDQCIGNSNYLSTTCNQALLDCLHAYQNSGAGQFRGNTCKIGDVEKTIKVAIEAGLWIGHGHGHGIEDGSALNPSSRHPFSSIPDP; encoded by the exons ATGGCGGCACTGAGATCACAGTTTGTTCATATGTTATGTTTGATTGCGCTTTTGTCTCCATGTTTATGCTCCCTCGCTTGG GGGAAATGCAGCACTAGATGCAAATCCAAGTTCTGCAAAG AAGCACCGCTTCTAAGGTATGGGAAATACTGTGGGATATTTTACAGTGGATGCCCCGGAGAAGCTCCGTGTGATGGGCTTGACAGGTGCTGTATGATTCATGATCAATGCATCGGAAATTCCAATTACCTGAGCACCACGTGCAATCAGGCTCTGCTTGACTGCCTCCATGCTTACCAAAATTCTGGAGCTGGGCAGTTTCGAGGCAATACCTGCAAAATAGGGGATGTGGAGAAGACTATTAAAGTCGCCATTGAAGCAGGTCTTTGGATTGGACATGGACATGGACATGGTATTGAAGATGGATCTGCTCTGAATCCTTCATCTCGTCATCCTTTCTCCTCTATTCCAGACCCCTAA